In Daphnia pulicaria isolate SC F1-1A chromosome 5, SC_F0-13Bv2, whole genome shotgun sequence, a single genomic region encodes these proteins:
- the LOC124340853 gene encoding gamma-aminobutyric acid type B receptor subunit 1-like, with product MSGFRLIVSIVFALVTVSHCHKWPPKTKVLHIGGIFPINGTEGWQGGMACQPSAMMALDDVNSRFDLLPGYKLKLHWNDSECEPGLGALVMYDLLYKPPQKLMLLAGCSTVCTTVAEAAKMWNLVVLSYGASSPALSNRQRFPTLFRTHPSATVHNPTRVKILQNFGWSRIAILQQAEEVFISTVEDLETRCRESGIEIVTRQSFLNDPSESVRNLRRQDARIIVGLFYVVAARRVLCEMYKQGLYGSSYVWFFIGWYEDNWYEANLSQEKIECTREQMKEAAEGHLTTEALNWNQDNQKTISGMTVEDYRKRLNNELLKNGHDVNIRFPDGYQEAPLAYDAVWAVALALNRTMHRLAERGRSLDDFTYNDAISAGEIYSAMNATQFLGVSGTVAFSSKGDRIAWTLIEQMINGQYNKVGYYDTQTDNLTWLAEARWINGKIPQDRTIIIDKLRTVSFGLFVTMSLVSSVGIAAAIGLIIFNVVYREQKLIELSQPACNNVMLVGIVLLLSSVILLGMDGDTVPVVHFPVVCQLRAWLLCLGFTLAFGAMFSKVWRVHRQSTKSKEETSKMKEKKSRTQSAKAKVDWVLVGLSCIDVIILTIWAIVDPQMRMVENFQLENPSDTEKDIKIRPSMEHCESKHQNIWLGVVYGYKGLLLIFGLFLAYETRSMKVRSINDSRYVGMSIYNVVVLCLITAPVSLVISSQADASFAFVTAALAFCCFISMALIFLPKVVEVVRNPDRPGDGDDETDQTVSKEEEERYRKLQQENEQLQQLIASREHKLKLLNQRLLERNASANVNGVTANPAVVSPSNNASTNVSTPVMSGPARTTTIHLPPAKKNSEVRFSTSSMEMLPNKTRVGVGIMKVHCTETIVTDTAPSTATPTTLVFNEEVMDGVGDEDQEEYEERECATGVELIEKITDSPMFQRGSTRSPEESYL from the exons TTCTGTACAAACCTCCACAGAAACTTATGCTTTTGGCTGGATGCTCCACAGTTTGCACAACAGTGGCTGAAGCAGCCAAAATGTGGAATCTTGTTGTG TTATCATATGGTGCTAGTTCCCCGGCCCTTTCCAATAGGCAGCGATTTCCTACACTATTCAGAACTCATCCTTCCGCAACCGTTCATAATCCCACACGCGTCAAAATCCTTCAAAACTTTGGCTGGTCTCGGATAGCTATTCTTCAACAGGCCGAAGAAGTTTTCATATCG ACTGTGGAAGATCTGGAAACCCGATGCCGGGAATCAGGAATCGAAATCGTAACGCGCCAAAGTTTCCTCAACGATCCTAGTGAATCCGTACGAAACCTCCGGCGTCAA GATGCTCGAATCATTGTTGGATTGTTTTACGTGGTGGCTGCCCGCCGAGTCTTGTGCGAAATGTACAAACAGGGATTGTACGGCTCGAGCTACGTATGGTTTTTTATCGGCTGGTATGAAGACAATTGGTACGAAGCCAATCTCTCCCAGGAGAAAATCGAATGCACCCGCGAGCAAATGAAAGAGGCGGCCGAGGGACACTTGACCACCGAAGCGCTGAATTGGAATCAAGATAACCAAAAAACGATTTCGGGAATG ACGGTTGAAGATTATCGCAAGAGACTCAACAACGAGCTGCTGAAGAACGGCCACGATGTTAATATCCGTTTTCCGGACGGATATCAAGAAGCGCCCCTCGCCTACGACGCAGTTTGGGCGGTTGCCCTGG CGTTAAATCGAACGATGCATCGACTGGCCGAAAGAGGTCGATCACTGGACGATTTTACTTACAACGATGCAATTAGTGCCGGCGAAATTTATTCCGCTATGAACGCTACCCAGTTTCTCGGAGTCtcg GGAACGGTGGCCTTCAGTTCAAAAGGTGATCGTATTGCCTGGACTCTGATTGAACAAATGATCAACGGCCAATACAACAAAGTGGGCTATTACGACACACAAACGGACAACTTGACTTGGCTGGCAGAAGCGCGTTGGATCAACGGGAAAATCCCTCAAGATCGAACCATCATTATCG ATAAATTGAGGACGGTTTCGTTTGGGTTGTTTGTTACCATGAGTCTCGTTTCCAGCGTGGGTATCGCCGCCGCCATTGGCCTCATAATATTCAACGTGGTCTACCGAgaacaaaa ATTGATCGAGTTATCTCAACCGGCGTGCAATAATGTTATGCTCGTTGGCATCGTCCTGCTGCTGAGCAGCGTCATTCTCCTCGGAATGGATGGCGATACGGTGCCAGTCGTCCATTTTCCCGTCGTTTGCCAATTGAGAGCTTGGCTTCTGTGTCTCGGATTTACTTTGGCTTTCGGCGCCATGTTCTCCAAAGTGTGGCGAGTCCATCG gcAATCAACGAAATCGAAGGAGGAGACCagcaaaatgaaagaaaagaaaagcagaaCCCAGTCGGCTAAAGCAAAG GTTGATTGGGTGCTGGTTGGATTAAGTTGTATTGACGTCATCATCCTCACCATCTGGGCCATAGTCGATCCTCAGATGCGCATGGTAGAGAATTTCCAATTAGAGAATCCCTCCGATACCGAGAAGGATATCAAGATCCGGCCCAGCATGGAGCACTGCGAAAGCAAACATCAAAACATTTGGCTAG GTGTCGTCTACGGTTACAAAGGACTTTTGTTGATTTTCGGTCTCTTTTTGGCCTATGAAACGCGTAGCATGAAAG TTCGTTCCATCAACGATTCCCGCTACGTGGGCATGTCGATTTACAACGTGGTGGTTCTCTGTCTGATCACGGCACCCGTCAGTCTGGTCATCTCCTCCCAGGCGGACGCTTCATTCGCATTTGTCACGGCCGCCTTGGCATTTTGCTGCTTCATCTCCATGGCCCTCATCTTCTTACCCAAG GTGGTGGAAGTGGTTCGTAATCCGGACAGGCCAGGTGACGGTGACGACGAGACGGATCAGACGGtctcgaaagaagaagaggaacgcTACCGCAAATTGCAGCAAGAGAACGAGCAGCTCCAGCAGCTGATTGCCTCCCGCGAGCACAAATTGAAGCTGCTCAATCAGCGGCTCCTTGAACGCAACGCCTCGGCCAATGTCAACGGGGTCACGGCTAATCCGGCCGTCGTCAGCCCATCCAACAACGCCAGCACAAACGTCTCCACTCCGGTCATGAGCGGGCCGGCTCGGACTACAACTATTCACCTCCCTCCGGCCAAGAAAAATAG TGAGGTCAGGTTTTCTACCTCTTCCATGGAAATGCTACCGAACAAGACCCGCGTCGGAGTCGGGATAATGAAGGTCCATTGTACCGAAACGATCGTGACAGACACGGCTCCCAGTACGGCCACGCCCACCACCCTGGTCTTCAACGAGGAGGTGATGGATGGCGTGGGAGACGAGGATCAGGAGGAATACGAGGAAAGAGAATGCGCCACCGGCGTTGAATTGATTGAGAAAATCACCGACAGCCCCATGTTTCAAC GTGGATCCACTCGCAGTCCAGAGGAATCCTACCTATGA